The following proteins come from a genomic window of Gottfriedia acidiceleris:
- a CDS encoding beta-ketoacyl-ACP synthase III translates to MNAGILGIGSYVPEKKLTNYDLEQMMDTSDEWIVSRTGIKERRIASDEQDTSDLAYEAAIEALKDADVKAEELDLILVGTVTPDKSFPSVACVIQERLGAKNAAAMDISAACAGFIYGVVTAAQFVKTGTYSRVLVIGAEKLTKIVNWEDRNTAVLFGDGAGAAVIGPVSEGRGILSYELGADGTGGKHLYKGGDHLVMNGREVFKFAVRQMGDSCETVLKLAGLTKEEVDFLIPHQANTRIMDAARERLQLPKEKMSVIIDRHGNTSSSSIPIALVEEYKKGNVKEDDVLVLVGFGGGLTWGAIALRFGR, encoded by the coding sequence ATGAATGCTGGAATTTTAGGTATTGGCTCATACGTACCCGAAAAAAAGTTAACTAATTATGATTTAGAACAAATGATGGATACTTCAGATGAGTGGATTGTTAGTCGTACTGGTATTAAAGAAAGAAGAATTGCTAGCGACGAACAAGACACATCTGATTTAGCATATGAAGCTGCAATAGAAGCTTTAAAAGATGCAGATGTAAAAGCGGAAGAACTTGACTTAATTCTAGTTGGTACTGTTACTCCAGATAAGTCGTTCCCATCAGTTGCATGTGTAATTCAAGAAAGACTTGGAGCTAAAAATGCAGCTGCAATGGATATTAGTGCTGCTTGTGCTGGATTTATCTACGGAGTTGTTACTGCAGCTCAGTTCGTAAAAACTGGTACATACAGTAGAGTTCTAGTAATCGGAGCTGAAAAGTTAACTAAAATTGTTAACTGGGAAGATCGAAATACTGCAGTTTTATTTGGTGACGGTGCAGGTGCTGCGGTTATCGGTCCAGTAAGTGAAGGTAGAGGAATTCTTTCTTATGAATTAGGAGCGGACGGTACAGGTGGTAAACATCTTTATAAAGGTGGAGATCACTTAGTTATGAATGGTCGAGAAGTGTTTAAATTTGCAGTTCGTCAAATGGGAGATTCTTGTGAAACTGTATTAAAGTTAGCAGGATTAACAAAAGAAGAAGTGGATTTCTTAATTCCACACCAAGCGAATACTCGTATAATGGACGCAGCAAGAGAAAGATTACAGCTTCCTAAAGAAAAAATGAGTGTAATTATTGATCGTCATGGTAATACATCTTCATCTTCAATTCCAATTGCATTAGTTGAAGAATATAAAAAAGGAAATGTTAAAGAAGATGATGTATTAGTATTAGTTGGATTTGGCGGCGGATTGACTTGGGGTGCAATTGCACTTCGATTCGGAAGATAA
- the fabF gene encoding beta-ketoacyl-ACP synthase II, producing MKKRVVITGLGAVSPIGNDINTVWESLMNGKSGIGVLTRKNPDNFPVKVAGEVKDFDPEKYIDKKEVKRMDRFTHYAIAASKMALEDANFTIDEEIAPKVGVWIGSGIGGMETYEEQFNTFQTKGARRVSPFFIPMLIPDMASGQVSILTGAKGPNGCTVTACASGASSIGDAFKIIQRGDAVAMITGGAEAPITDMGLAGFCAARALSLNPDPEKACRPFDNARDGFIIGEGAGIVFLEELEHALARGAKIYAEIVGYGTTGDAHHITAPAPGGEGGARAMRMALDDAGLSVEDIHYINAHGTSTELNDKFETMAIKEVFGEHAYNVPISSTKSMTGHMLGAAGGIEAIITALTIHNKVIAPTINHQETDSECDLDYVPNVARPFNVKAAISNSLGFGGHNVTLAFKEFTK from the coding sequence ATGAAAAAACGAGTTGTAATTACAGGCTTAGGTGCAGTATCACCTATTGGTAATGATATAAATACTGTATGGGAAAGTTTAATGAATGGAAAGAGTGGAATTGGTGTTCTAACTCGAAAAAATCCTGATAATTTCCCTGTTAAAGTTGCAGGAGAAGTAAAAGACTTTGATCCTGAAAAATATATTGATAAAAAAGAAGTAAAACGCATGGACCGCTTTACTCACTATGCAATTGCAGCATCAAAAATGGCTTTAGAAGATGCAAACTTTACAATTGATGAAGAAATTGCTCCAAAAGTTGGTGTATGGATTGGTTCTGGTATCGGTGGTATGGAAACATATGAAGAACAGTTTAATACTTTCCAAACAAAAGGTGCACGTCGTGTAAGCCCATTCTTTATTCCGATGTTAATCCCTGATATGGCATCTGGACAAGTTTCGATCTTAACAGGTGCTAAAGGTCCAAATGGCTGTACAGTTACAGCTTGTGCTTCCGGTGCAAGTTCGATTGGTGATGCTTTCAAAATTATTCAACGTGGTGATGCAGTTGCAATGATTACAGGTGGTGCAGAAGCACCGATTACTGATATGGGACTTGCTGGTTTTTGTGCTGCAAGAGCTTTATCATTAAATCCAGATCCAGAAAAAGCTTGTCGTCCATTTGATAATGCTCGTGATGGCTTTATCATTGGTGAAGGGGCTGGAATCGTATTCCTTGAGGAATTAGAACACGCATTAGCTCGTGGAGCGAAGATTTATGCTGAAATTGTTGGATATGGAACAACTGGTGATGCACACCATATTACAGCACCAGCTCCAGGAGGAGAAGGTGGCGCACGTGCAATGAGAATGGCACTTGATGATGCTGGTTTATCTGTTGAAGACATTCATTACATTAATGCACATGGAACAAGTACTGAATTAAACGATAAATTTGAAACGATGGCAATTAAAGAAGTATTTGGTGAACATGCATACAATGTACCAATTAGTTCAACAAAATCTATGACTGGTCATATGCTAGGAGCAGCTGGTGGAATTGAAGCAATTATTACAGCATTAACAATCCATAATAAAGTAATTGCTCCAACGATTAATCACCAAGAAACTGATAGCGAATGTGATTTAGATTATGTACCGAATGTTGCTAGACCTTTTAATGTAAAAGCAGCAATTTCTAATTCATTAGGATTTGGTGGACATAATGTAACTTTAGCATTTAAAGAATTCACTAAATAA